The following proteins are co-located in the Fusobacteria bacterium ZRK30 genome:
- the rplT gene encoding 50S ribosomal protein L20: protein MSRVKTGVIRRKRHKKILKRAKGFRGASGDVFKQANQAVMRAEAFSTRDRKVRKRKMRQLWIIRINAAARLNEVTYSKFMNGLKKAGIVLDRKVLADLAVNNAAEFAKLAETAKAAL, encoded by the coding sequence ATGTCAAGAGTAAAAACTGGTGTTATTAGAAGAAAAAGACATAAGAAAATATTAAAGAGAGCTAAAGGATTTAGAGGTGCGTCTGGTGACGTATTCAAGCAAGCTAACCAAGCTGTAATGAGAGCAGAAGCTTTCTCTACAAGAGATAGAAAAGTTAGAAAGAGAAAAATGAGACAATTATGGATCATAAGAATAAACGCTGCTGCGAGATTAAACGAAGTAACGTATTCTAAATTCATGAACGGATTAAAGAAAGCTGGAATCGTTTTAGATAGAAAAGTTTTAGCTGACTTAGCTGTAAACAATGCAGCAGAATTTGCTAAATTAGCAGAAACTGCAAAAGCAGCATTATAA
- a CDS encoding tetratricopeptide repeat protein, whose amino-acid sequence MLRTAIFMEINEMENLDERRVDLRSELIFNPNDRMALKELGAILCFQKKTDDAIEVYKKVLELDPENAEYMAYMGYLYYEKDGFLEAIELFNKALDIDPEAPFVYFLLGNAYSRIGRIVDAIRAYDLAIFLDFDIYDAHVEFAIKYERMGRLKRAVKEYIAAYEIDPRDEAVKEKIEFLREKIGK is encoded by the coding sequence ATGTTAAGAACAGCAATATTTATGGAAATTAATGAGATGGAAAACCTGGATGAGAGAAGAGTAGATCTTAGATCAGAACTGATTTTTAATCCAAATGATCGTATGGCATTAAAGGAATTAGGAGCAATACTTTGTTTCCAAAAAAAAACAGATGATGCCATAGAAGTTTATAAAAAAGTATTGGAATTAGATCCGGAAAATGCAGAGTATATGGCATATATGGGGTATCTTTACTATGAAAAGGATGGTTTTTTAGAGGCTATAGAGCTTTTTAATAAGGCTTTAGATATAGACCCGGAAGCTCCGTTTGTGTATTTTTTATTGGGGAATGCTTATTCAAGAATAGGAAGGATAGTAGATGCTATAAGAGCCTATGATCTAGCGATATTTTTAGACTTTGACATCTATGATGCTCATGTAGAATTTGCTATAAAATATGAGAGAATGGGACGTTTAAAAAGAGCGGTAAAGGAATATATAGCTGCCTATGAAATTGATCCAAGAGATGAAGCTGTTAAAGAAAAAATAGAATTTTTGAGAGAAAAGATAGGGAAATAG
- a CDS encoding response regulator transcription factor, translating into MEKILIVEDDNSLSQLLEFQLKYAHYDTVITPRGEEAIKLIKEYDYNLIILDIMLLDGSGIDVCKEIRTFSEVPVIMLTAKDSINDKISAFDAGADDYLTKPFEFAELLARIKANTKKSKNSKPKILTHKGITIFLDTYRAERDGVELNLTKKELKILQLLLENKGKVISKEEIINKLWQGFYEENNNIVSVYINYLRNKVDKDFSEKLIENVRGIGYIIR; encoded by the coding sequence ATGGAAAAAATTCTTATCGTTGAAGATGATAACAGCCTTTCACAACTATTGGAATTCCAACTGAAATATGCTCATTACGATACCGTTATTACCCCTAGGGGAGAAGAAGCAATCAAATTAATAAAAGAATACGATTACAACTTAATTATTTTAGATATTATGCTCTTAGATGGAAGTGGAATTGACGTCTGCAAGGAGATCAGAACTTTTTCTGAAGTTCCTGTGATTATGCTGACAGCTAAAGACAGCATCAATGATAAGATCTCTGCCTTTGATGCTGGAGCCGATGATTACCTGACAAAGCCATTTGAATTCGCCGAACTTTTAGCTAGAATAAAGGCTAATACTAAAAAATCTAAAAATTCTAAACCTAAAATCCTTACTCATAAAGGTATAACTATATTTTTAGATACATATAGAGCTGAAAGAGATGGAGTAGAATTAAATTTAACAAAAAAAGAATTAAAAATATTACAACTTTTATTGGAGAATAAAGGAAAAGTAATCAGTAAGGAAGAGATTATAAACAAATTATGGCAAGGTTTCTATGAAGAAAACAATAATATTGTATCAGTGTATATCAACTACCTTAGAAATAAAGTAGACAAGGATTTTTCTGAAAAACTAATTGAAAATGTTAGAGGTATCGGATATATAATAAGGTAA
- the rpmI gene encoding 50S ribosomal protein L35 — protein MPKMKTHKGTAKRVKVTGTGKYITKKSGMSHILTKKKTKRKRSLNKDMVLPKGAARMMVRLLPTGKVGR, from the coding sequence ATGCCTAAAATGAAAACTCACAAGGGAACTGCTAAGAGAGTAAAAGTAACTGGAACAGGAAAATATATCACTAAGAAATCAGGAATGAGTCATATCTTAACTAAGAAAAAGACTAAGAGAAAGAGATCTTTAAACAAAGATATGGTATTACCTAAAGGTGCTGCTAGAATGATGGTAAGATTATTACCTACAGGTAAAGTTGGAAGATAA
- the glmS gene encoding glutamine--fructose-6-phosphate transaminase (isomerizing) translates to MCGIVGYIGNKEPKEVLYSGLSKLEYRGYDSAGISILSDDGLMKTFKSVGKLANLGEIIKDKEILGHVGIGHTRWATHGVPSTRNSHPHNSQDNKLSIVHNGIIENYAELREDLKNKGYKFLSDTDTEVIVHLLEDNYTGDLLESVFKILPILDGAYAIGVISSDQPDLLVAARKGSPLVIGLGAEEKYIASDVPAILEYTDKVIFLEDGDVASLKKDEIKIWDLDKNEKSTKETKIEWSLEAAEKGGYDHFTLKEIHEQPKVITETLNGKIKGDSAVIDEITLSEEELENITKIHMVACGTSYHAALVGKYMIEQELRIPVEVEVASEFRYKNPIIAETDLVILISQSGETADTLAGLREAKKSGAKAIGIINVMGSTISREADGTVYTNAGLEIGVASTKAFVSQLVALYILTLYLGEKKNILDVERRRYIIENLRKLPNIVEKILEIEDDIKEKAAILDDVASSIFIGRNINTAIAYEGALKLKEISYIHAEGYQSGELKHGPIALINEECPLIAIATKSDTYDKVKSNIEEVRARGGKVLTVATVGDTEISGISDEVIYIPEIDELFSPVINVIPLQILSYYAAVNRGVDVDKPRNLAKSVTVE, encoded by the coding sequence ATGTGTGGAATTGTAGGGTACATAGGAAATAAAGAACCAAAGGAAGTCTTATATAGCGGGTTATCAAAATTGGAATATAGAGGATATGATTCAGCTGGTATCTCAATTTTAAGCGACGACGGGCTCATGAAAACATTTAAATCAGTAGGAAAATTAGCAAATTTAGGTGAAATAATAAAAGATAAAGAGATTTTAGGTCATGTAGGTATAGGACATACCAGGTGGGCTACTCATGGGGTACCTAGCACCAGAAACTCCCATCCTCACAATTCACAGGATAATAAACTATCTATCGTACATAATGGGATAATAGAGAACTATGCAGAATTGAGGGAAGACTTGAAAAATAAAGGTTATAAATTTTTATCTGATACCGATACAGAAGTTATCGTTCACTTATTAGAGGATAACTATACTGGAGATCTATTAGAATCTGTATTTAAAATATTGCCGATCTTAGATGGTGCCTATGCAATAGGAGTAATTTCATCGGACCAGCCTGATCTATTGGTAGCAGCTAGAAAGGGGTCACCATTAGTTATAGGATTAGGAGCAGAGGAAAAATATATAGCCTCAGATGTACCGGCAATCCTGGAATATACCGATAAAGTAATATTTTTAGAAGATGGAGATGTAGCTTCATTAAAAAAAGATGAGATAAAGATATGGGATTTAGATAAAAATGAAAAATCAACAAAAGAAACAAAGATAGAATGGTCGTTAGAAGCTGCTGAAAAAGGCGGGTACGATCACTTTACCCTAAAAGAAATCCATGAACAGCCAAAGGTTATTACAGAGACCTTAAATGGAAAGATAAAGGGGGATAGCGCTGTCATAGATGAGATCACATTATCAGAAGAGGAGTTAGAAAATATAACTAAGATTCATATGGTAGCCTGTGGGACATCTTATCATGCTGCTTTAGTAGGAAAATATATGATAGAGCAGGAGTTAAGGATACCGGTTGAAGTAGAGGTAGCTTCTGAATTTAGATATAAAAACCCAATAATTGCTGAAACAGACTTGGTGATATTGATATCTCAATCTGGAGAAACAGCAGACACATTGGCAGGGCTGAGAGAAGCTAAAAAAAGTGGAGCTAAGGCAATCGGAATAATCAATGTAATGGGAAGTACTATATCCAGGGAAGCAGATGGAACGGTATATACCAATGCAGGTTTAGAGATAGGAGTGGCTTCTACTAAAGCATTTGTATCACAATTAGTAGCACTTTATATTCTGACTTTATATCTAGGTGAAAAGAAAAATATATTAGATGTAGAGAGAAGAAGATATATAATTGAAAATTTAAGAAAATTACCAAATATTGTAGAAAAAATATTAGAAATAGAAGATGATATCAAGGAAAAAGCAGCAATATTAGATGATGTAGCATCTAGTATATTCATAGGTAGAAATATAAATACGGCAATAGCTTATGAGGGTGCTTTGAAATTGAAGGAAATCTCATATATCCATGCAGAGGGTTACCAATCAGGAGAATTGAAGCATGGTCCTATAGCACTTATAAATGAAGAATGTCCATTGATAGCAATAGCCACAAAAAGTGATACATATGATAAGGTTAAATCGAATATTGAGGAAGTAAGAGCTAGAGGTGGAAAAGTATTGACGGTAGCAACTGTAGGAGATACAGAAATATCAGGTATATCAGATGAAGTTATCTATATACCAGAAATAGACGAATTATTTTCACCGGTAATAAATGTTATACCATTGCAGATATTATCATATTATGCAGCTGTAAATAGAGGTGTAGATGTAGATAAACCTAGAAATTTAGCTAAATCTGTAACAGTAGAATAA
- the infC gene encoding translation initiation factor IF-3 produces the protein MSCFFYIILEVTIISNKTRINERIRAREVRVISDDGEQLGVMTSREALSIAGERKLDLVEVSPTAKPPVCKIMDYGKYKYEQARKAKEAKKNQKQVVVKEIKFKARIDVHDFETKIGKIRKFIEKEHKVKASLMLFGRERMHAALGIKKLDEVAEIFKDEAIVDKKYGGPQKFIMLSPLKK, from the coding sequence ATGTCCTGTTTTTTTTATATAATTTTGGAGGTGACTATTATTTCTAACAAAACTAGAATCAATGAAAGAATTAGAGCTAGAGAAGTAAGGGTAATATCGGATGATGGAGAGCAATTAGGAGTAATGACTTCAAGAGAAGCGTTGAGTATTGCAGGAGAAAGAAAACTTGATTTAGTAGAAGTTTCACCTACAGCTAAACCACCTGTGTGTAAGATTATGGACTACGGAAAGTACAAGTATGAGCAGGCTAGGAAAGCTAAGGAAGCTAAGAAAAATCAAAAGCAAGTTGTAGTTAAAGAAATTAAGTTTAAAGCTAGAATAGATGTACATGATTTTGAAACTAAAATAGGAAAGATTAGAAAGTTCATTGAAAAGGAACACAAAGTAAAAGCTAGTCTTATGTTATTTGGTAGAGAGAGAATGCATGCTGCGCTAGGAATAAAAAAACTTGATGAAGTAGCTGAAATTTTTAAAGATGAAGCTATTGTTGATAAAAAATATGGTGGACCGCAAAAGTTTATCATGTTATCACCATTAAAAAAATAA
- a CDS encoding HAMP domain-containing histidine kinase: MDKNISIKRTVITSYLSSMLIILISIHVVIIVVFLNWENRRIKSEINKTSLIVHKELQTVKHLNKASTIKLINKKIAEFAITQGSQPSLHINLIYENIFFSTESNESIHDFNKELGKFQYVLNNKNALILKNLLLKFGDQKIYLQIYSDSDEVKNDTIALMNSLFFSSIFIIMISLGVVRKIDKIIQSPIHEITKTVKKINRHDLSERITIINPNNELGKLSIVINEMIDRLDISFKSQNKFISNASHELRTPLAVIKGYTDLLNAGAKSDPVMVDRGIAEILTEVSNMENLLKKLLFLARKENKMLKNNIVPFEISGLIKELVEKQQLIDKDHNYKIIRNKISILNIDKDLILQALRELLKNSSKYTLENREISVDSFHRRKYHYIVIKDQGKGIPKENLKHVFERFYIQDESRNRQKNSFGLGLSTVKDIVKLHNGNIYIESEFNKGTTVTIELLKSV; encoded by the coding sequence ATGGATAAAAACATATCTATTAAACGTACTGTAATTACCTCCTACCTATCATCTATGCTGATTATTTTAATCTCTATCCATGTAGTGATCATTGTAGTATTTTTAAATTGGGAAAATAGGAGAATTAAATCCGAAATAAATAAAACCTCCCTTATCGTTCACAAAGAACTGCAAACGGTTAAACACTTAAATAAAGCTTCAACTATCAAGTTGATCAATAAAAAAATAGCTGAATTTGCTATAACCCAGGGAAGTCAGCCTTCCTTACATATTAATTTAATATATGAAAACATTTTTTTTTCCACCGAATCAAATGAATCTATTCATGATTTTAACAAAGAATTGGGAAAATTTCAGTATGTATTAAATAATAAAAATGCCTTAATTTTAAAGAATTTGTTATTAAAGTTCGGAGATCAGAAGATCTATCTTCAAATATATTCCGATTCAGATGAAGTAAAAAACGATACTATAGCTCTTATGAATTCTCTTTTCTTTTCTAGTATTTTTATTATAATGATCTCCCTTGGGGTAGTGAGAAAGATCGACAAGATCATCCAATCTCCCATACATGAGATCACTAAGACTGTAAAAAAAATTAATAGACATGATCTGAGTGAAAGAATCACCATTATAAATCCAAATAATGAACTGGGAAAACTCTCAATAGTTATAAATGAGATGATCGATCGACTGGACATATCATTTAAATCTCAAAATAAATTTATTTCCAATGCATCCCATGAACTCAGAACACCCTTAGCAGTAATCAAAGGTTATACGGATCTTTTAAATGCCGGGGCGAAATCCGATCCTGTTATGGTTGATCGGGGTATTGCGGAAATTTTAACAGAAGTCAGCAATATGGAAAACCTGTTAAAAAAACTTCTTTTTTTAGCTCGTAAAGAGAATAAAATGTTAAAGAATAACATTGTTCCATTTGAAATTTCTGGTTTAATCAAGGAGCTCGTGGAAAAACAACAACTTATAGATAAAGATCATAATTATAAAATTATACGAAATAAAATATCTATTTTAAATATTGATAAAGATCTGATCCTTCAAGCATTGAGGGAGCTCTTAAAAAATAGTTCTAAATATACACTTGAAAATCGTGAGATTTCCGTCGATTCATTTCATAGGAGGAAATATCACTATATAGTAATCAAAGATCAGGGGAAAGGAATTCCAAAAGAAAACTTAAAACATGTTTTCGAAAGATTCTATATTCAGGATGAAAGTCGAAATAGGCAAAAAAACAGTTTCGGCTTGGGTCTTTCCACTGTAAAGGACATTGTCAAACTACATAACGGAAATATCTATATTGAAAGTGAGTTCAATAAGGGAACCACTGTAACCATAGAACTCCTAAAATCCGTTTAA